Below is a window of Nicotiana tabacum cultivar K326 chromosome 19, ASM71507v2, whole genome shotgun sequence DNA.
AGTATATCATACGGGAAACTtacagagactgaggtaaacatgtacaagaatcaatatgactgaatataactaccatgagcaggaatatagcctaagcatgatttttaacaagaAAGGCAGTCAAGTTCTAGTAGACATGAATGcatataaatacaaataaaggctattagacttcacagtctcccgggacggaccaatctcaatccctcacggcgtacacccacacgcccgtcacctagcatgggtgccacctccaaacagtcacactataccaaactccaggtttcataccctcaagaccagatttaaagctgttacttacctcaacagtgTAGAACTACAACTCCGGAATGCTCTTTCCTCTCGAACCGGCCTCCAAATGACCctaatctagccacaagcaataaaaTACGATCAATATTAGCTAAagaatgaatcccacaaggaaaataccaaattataggccaaatcccgaaattcactcaaacccgacccccgggcccacgtctcaaaatccgataaaagtcagaaaacccgaaagctcattcacctccgtgtctacccatactaaattcatcaaaatccgacctcatttggtccctcaaatccccaatttactctctccaaaatcccaaaccctaaccccttatttcactCCAAATATCCTACTAATTAGGTGAGAAATTAACGGGAAAACACAATAgctaatgataatagagctcaacaaacttacctcagtgaatatccttgaatccccttcaaaaatcactccaaaagctccaaagtccgTGTTCCAAATTGTGAAAATGAGGAAAAATCTCAAAGTCCCCTTTTTTTAATTTCTGCCAAGCAAAACCAcacctgcggagccgcttctgcggttgggAACTCCACTTATGTGGGAACTCACTTAACGCACTAACCCCGATCCTGCATCCCAGGTCTCACACCTGCGGACGCGCACTGCGCAtttccctccgcttctgcggaaacaacCAAACTCCtctcttccgcatctgcgactcaacCTCGCATctgtgggctcgcagatgcgaccacttCTATGCACCTGTGGTTCTAGCCCAGGTCCTCcatgtccgcatctgcggcttaCTAAGCACACCAGCGACCTCGCCCCTGCGGCTCCCCCtccgcaagtgcggaaatacagcagcaacttcagctgcctttttccaacttcaaaccatccgttaaccacccggaatcaccccgagcccctcgagacctcaacaaaCCATAACAACAAGTTATAtaacaacatacaaacttagtcgagccttcgaatcactcaaaacaacatcaaaacaccaaattaccctcggattcaaacctaagaacttctaaactttcgaattccacaaacgatgctgaaacctaccaaatcacgtcctaataaccttaaattttacacacacgtcacaaatgacaccacgaacctactccaatttttggaAATGCATTACaaacccgatatcaaatttttcactgccgaccgaaatagccaaatttccaacttttgtcaattcaagcccaattccactacggacctccaaatcacattccggatgcgctcctaagtccaaaattacctaacaaaACTAATGAAACCATCGGAACTAaatttcgagatcgtttacacataagtcaacatccagttgacctttctaacttaagcttctaaataaaagactaagtatctcaatccactccgaaaccactccggacccgaaccaactaacccggtatatcataacaTAGCTGAAAAGAATAAAAGGAAGCAGAAATAGAAAAAATGGGGCTATAACACTCGAAACGGTCGGCCAAGTCGTTACATTTATTAAGGTGAATAAGGTTGGTATTCTGGCAATAATTGAACACAGAGTTCAGGAGCAGTTCACAATACCTATAGTCAAAAAAATAGCTAAGACATGGAAATGGTGAAGCAATTATCAAAGTAATAGTAAAGGGAGAATTTGGGTACTGTAGGATCCAATCCAATGTGAGTTCAATTATATTGCTAATAGTACACAATGTATACATGGGATGGTGAAAACAACTCATGTAGGATTCCTCTATTACAAaactcaaaataatttgatagaTTATATTGCTGGCATCGATGACAGATTGAATGAGAACCCAGtccaagaatcagaaatcaaagaCCTCAATGAGTTCATGCAGGATGCCTCTATTACAAAACTCAAAACAGTTGGTCGAGAGTTTACTTGGACAAATAACCAGGTGTATAGCAGAATTGATAGGGCCTTAGGAAACCCGGAATGGATACATAGCTGGCCACAAATTAAAGCTATCATTCTTGAGCCCTCATTCTCAGATCACTCTCCCATCTGCGTCAATATATGCACAAGGAAAATGAGGAGGGCAAAGCCTTTCAAATTTTACAATTACCTGGCAGATCATCAGGAATTCTCAACAAGAGTAGAGGAATATTGGGGAGGTGCAGGACAAAGTACTACACTACAAGGAATGAAACAGTTATCCCATGACCAATATAATGGTTTAGCAGATAAAGTCAACAGATCAAGGCAACAACTGTATGACCTACAAGAACAAATGAGGTCCTACAACCAGCATTGTCAGTTATTTGAAAAGGAGAAATGCCAAAAACAGCAGCTAGAGAAATGGTCTACTATAGAGGGGGGTATTGCTAAGCAGAAGTCTAGAGTACAATGGATAAAACTGGGTGACTCGAATACAGCTTTCTTCCATGCTTGTGTAAAACATAGAGAAGCTTAGAACCACATAAGCAGCCTTATGACAGAGGATGGGGTGATTGTGCAGACAGAGGAAACAATAGAGAAAGAGATACTAGGGTTTTATAAACAACTGTTAGGAAGTGCAAAGAACCAGCTACCTTGTATTGATCCCACAGAAATGCAAGAAGGTCAGACACTCAACGGGGAGCAGCAACTTCAACTAATTGCCCATGTGACCAAGGAAGAGATTTCCATAGCAATTTAGGGGATTGATAGCCACAAAGCACCTGGTTGTGATGGGTTTAATTCTTTATTTTCTAAAAAGGCTTGGCATATTATAGGCAATGATATTACCAATACTATCTTGGACTTCTTTGAAATAGGTGAAATACACAGGACAGTAAATTGTACTACTATAACACTTATTCCAAAGGTGAAATACCCCTCGACAATGAAAGAATACATGCCTATCTTATGTTGCACAGTGTTATACAAGATCATATCCAAAGTTATCACCAGCATGCTACAAAAGGTGATGGATCACTTAGCGGACCACAGTCAGGGAGCCTTTGTACCTGGGAGAGTCATCACAGATAACATAATCCTTAGCCATGAACTGGTAAAAGGATACAATCGGAGTGGAATATCCCCAAGGTACATGCTAAATATAGACATGCAAAAGGCATATGATACTTTGGAATGGTCCTTAGAACAGATATTGACTGGGCTAAACTTCCTAACCACTTTCATTAAGTGGATTATAATACGTCTTAATACAGTAACCTACTCAATCAACATTAATGGATATCCAACCAAGCCTTTTCAAGCAAAAAACGGGTTGAGGCAGGGTGACCCAATGTCCCAATTTCTCTTTATGCTAGCTATGGATTACTTAAGTAGATTACTGAAAAGACTAAAGACTAAAGCTGATTTCAAATAACATCCTAGGTGTAAGCAGCTACAGGTGGTGCAACTAGGCTTAGCTGATGATTTATTGTTTTTCTGTATAGGGGATTTAAGCTCTGTTAAATGCCTACTCGCTTGTTTTTAACAATTCTCACAAGCCTCATGCCTGGTTGCTAATGTAAGCAAAAGTTCACTATACTTTGGTGGATTAAATACAACAGTGCAGCAACAGATCATTGATTTATTGGGGTTCTCAAAAGGTGAATTGCCAATAAGATACCCAGGTGTTCCTTTGAGTACCAAGAGACTCTCCCTGGTACAGTGTCAACCTCTATTAGACAAAATGCTATGCAGGATTACATCACGTATAACTAAATATATATCTTATGCAGAAAGGACACAACTGTTGAGGAGTGTCTTATTTTCCATTCAGATATTCTGGTCATAGGTTTTTGTCCTTCCAAAGAAGTTCATACTACTACTGATAGAAAGAATTTGTAGGAGATTTATATGGACCGGAGGAACAGAACTTTCAAAGAAAGCCCTCTTAGCATGGAAAAAGCTGCATTTGCCACTTACTGTTGGAGGCTTAAATCTGCTCAACATTTCAATTTGGAATAAAGCTTCTATCTGCAAACTAATGTGGAATTTGTGTTGCAAAAAAGACAAATTATGGGTCCAATGGATCCATACATACTATAGTAAAGGGAAACCAATATGGGAAACTACATTTAACCAAGCATCCTGGATGGTAAGCAAGATTTTCAAGGCAAAAGGTCCTCTAATGAATGCAGGTTATACTGAACAAGACATGCAGGAATTAGAATCTTTCTTTATCAAAGCAATGTACAAGACACTGTTGGGTGAACA
It encodes the following:
- the LOC107815018 gene encoding uncharacterized protein LOC107815018; the protein is MVKTTHVGFLYYKTQNNLIDYIAGIDDRLNENPVQESEIKDLNEFMQDASITKLKTVGREFTWTNNQVYSRIDRALGNPEWIHSWPQIKAIILEPSFSDHSPICVNICTRKMRRAKPFKFYNYLADHQEFSTRVEEYWGGAGQSTTLQGMKQLSHDQYNGLADKVNRSRQQLYDLQEQMRSYNQHCQLFEKEKCQKQQLEKWSTIEGGIAKQKSRVQWIKLGDSNTAFFHACVKHREA